One part of the Algibacter sp. L1A34 genome encodes these proteins:
- the xylA gene encoding xylose isomerase: MATKEYFKGINNIAFEGKDSDNPLAFKYYNPDQVVAGKTMKEWFKFSIAYWHTFCGQGSDPFGPGTQSFEWDKASDPIQAAKDKADAAFEFIGKMGFDYFCFHDFDLVQEGATFAESEQRLETITDYIKGKQAESGVKLLWGTANCFSNPRYMNGASTNPDFDVVARAGGQIKLALDATIKLGGENYVFWGGREGYMSLLNTDMGRELDHMGQFLSMARDYARAQGFKGNFFIEPKPMEPSKHQYDFDSATAIGFLREYGLDKDFKINIEVNHATLAQHTFQHEIETAAKAGMLGSLDANRGDYQNGWDTDQFPNNIQETTEAMLVFMKAGGLQGGGVNFDAKIRRNSTDLDDVFHAHIGGADTFARALLTADRIITSSAYDKLRTERYSSFDGGKGKDFENGKLNLQDLYKIAQENGELQLKSGKQEMFENIINQYI, encoded by the coding sequence ATGGCTACTAAAGAGTATTTTAAAGGCATTAACAACATTGCGTTTGAAGGCAAAGATTCCGATAATCCATTAGCATTCAAATATTACAATCCAGACCAAGTGGTTGCTGGAAAAACCATGAAAGAATGGTTTAAATTTTCTATTGCTTACTGGCATACATTCTGCGGACAAGGATCGGATCCATTTGGACCGGGAACACAAAGTTTTGAGTGGGATAAAGCTTCAGATCCAATTCAAGCAGCAAAAGATAAAGCAGATGCTGCTTTCGAATTTATTGGAAAAATGGGCTTTGATTATTTCTGTTTTCACGATTTCGATTTAGTTCAAGAAGGCGCAACATTCGCAGAGTCGGAACAACGTTTAGAAACTATTACCGATTATATAAAAGGTAAACAAGCCGAAAGTGGTGTAAAATTACTTTGGGGAACAGCAAACTGTTTTTCAAATCCACGTTACATGAACGGAGCTTCTACTAACCCAGATTTCGATGTGGTTGCTAGAGCAGGCGGACAAATAAAACTAGCTTTAGATGCTACCATTAAATTAGGTGGTGAAAATTATGTATTCTGGGGAGGTCGTGAAGGTTACATGTCTTTATTAAATACAGATATGGGGCGTGAACTAGACCACATGGGGCAGTTTTTATCCATGGCTAGAGATTATGCAAGAGCGCAAGGTTTTAAAGGGAACTTCTTTATTGAGCCAAAGCCAATGGAGCCATCAAAACACCAATACGATTTCGATTCAGCTACAGCTATCGGTTTCTTAAGAGAATACGGTTTAGATAAAGATTTCAAAATAAATATTGAAGTAAATCATGCAACATTAGCGCAACATACATTTCAACACGAAATTGAAACGGCGGCAAAAGCAGGCATGTTAGGTAGTTTAGATGCTAACCGTGGTGATTACCAAAATGGTTGGGATACCGATCAATTCCCAAATAATATTCAAGAAACTACCGAGGCTATGCTTGTATTTATGAAAGCAGGTGGCTTACAAGGTGGAGGTGTTAATTTCGATGCTAAAATTAGAAGAAATTCAACCGATTTAGACGATGTTTTTCATGCACACATTGGAGGCGCAGATACCTTTGCTAGAGCGTTGTTAACAGCAGACAGAATCATTACATCTTCAGCTTACGATAAATTAAGAACAGAGCGTTACAGTTCTTTCGATGGAGGAAAAGGTAAAGATTTTGAAAACGGTAAATTAAACTTACAAGATTTATATAAAATTGCTCAAGAAAATGGTGAGTTGCAGTTAAAAAGCGGTAAGCAAGAAATGTTTGAGAATATTATTAACCAATATATATAA